In Treponema primitia ZAS-2, a genomic segment contains:
- the xylB gene encoding xylulokinase, with protein sequence MMRTVAGIDMGTQSIKVVLYDWNAKRIIASSHEPVDLIALDDGTREQKTEWYDAVLEKCFSAFSVEEKNSIAAIGVSGHQHGFVPLDADGKALYNVKLWNDTSTAEECRIITEAAGGDDAVIAEVCNLMLPGFTAPKILWLKRHKPEAFAKLRYIMLPHDYLNYRFTGEYKAECGDASGMALFNGAKRCWSQKICSIIDERIIGLLPPLISSDEPNGFVNAAAAERFGIPRGIPVSSGGGDNMMSAIGTGTVRDGFLSMSLGTSGTLYGYSQTPIADPKNGLSGFNSSTGGYLPLLCTMNCTVATEEVRRLFNLDVRELDALAEKSKPGAEGIVFLPFFNGERTPNLPNGRADICGITATNFTRENIARSALEAAIFGMRCGLEAFQGLGFRPQEIRITGGGSKSSVWRQMAADIMNIPVKRPVNAESAAMGGAIQALWCLLKKEGKGVDIAFLTDEHVDISEAESIKPDSITVAAYNKAYAEYNKYLKALSPIFV encoded by the coding sequence ATGATGAGGACAGTCGCGGGTATTGACATGGGTACCCAGAGTATCAAAGTTGTTTTGTACGACTGGAATGCAAAACGCATCATCGCTTCAAGCCATGAGCCGGTGGACCTGATCGCCTTGGACGATGGCACCCGGGAGCAGAAAACCGAGTGGTACGATGCGGTTCTTGAAAAATGTTTCTCCGCTTTTTCTGTAGAAGAAAAAAACAGTATTGCTGCCATAGGCGTTTCGGGGCACCAGCATGGCTTTGTACCCCTGGATGCGGATGGAAAAGCCCTATACAATGTAAAACTCTGGAACGATACCTCCACAGCTGAAGAATGCCGGATTATCACCGAAGCTGCCGGGGGGGATGATGCGGTGATCGCCGAAGTCTGTAACCTTATGCTGCCGGGCTTTACTGCACCCAAGATACTCTGGCTTAAACGGCATAAACCCGAAGCCTTTGCAAAGCTGCGCTATATTATGCTCCCCCACGATTACCTTAATTACCGTTTTACAGGGGAGTACAAGGCGGAGTGCGGGGATGCTTCCGGGATGGCCCTGTTTAACGGCGCCAAGCGGTGCTGGTCACAGAAAATATGCTCCATCATCGATGAGCGGATCATCGGTCTGCTGCCGCCCCTTATCAGTTCCGATGAACCTAACGGGTTCGTCAATGCCGCTGCGGCGGAACGGTTTGGCATACCCCGGGGCATTCCTGTTTCCTCAGGGGGCGGGGACAATATGATGAGCGCCATAGGTACCGGCACAGTCCGTGACGGTTTTCTTTCCATGAGCCTGGGCACCTCCGGGACCCTGTACGGCTATTCCCAAACCCCCATCGCGGATCCCAAAAACGGGCTTTCGGGTTTCAATTCATCCACCGGTGGTTACCTCCCGCTCCTTTGCACCATGAATTGCACAGTTGCTACCGAAGAAGTTAGGCGTCTTTTCAATTTGGATGTCCGGGAGCTTGACGCTCTGGCGGAAAAATCAAAACCCGGGGCGGAAGGAATAGTTTTTTTGCCTTTTTTTAACGGGGAGCGGACCCCGAACCTTCCCAACGGACGAGCCGATATCTGCGGCATTACCGCTACTAACTTTACCCGGGAAAACATAGCCCGTTCCGCCCTGGAAGCGGCAATTTTTGGTATGCGCTGCGGACTTGAGGCCTTTCAGGGGCTTGGATTCCGTCCTCAGGAGATCCGGATAACCGGAGGGGGGAGCAAAAGTTCCGTGTGGCGGCAGATGGCTGCGGATATCATGAATATACCTGTAAAGCGGCCGGTCAATGCAGAATCAGCCGCCATGGGCGGGGCTATTCAGGCTCTCTGGTGCCTTCTTAAAAAAGAAGGAAAGGGGGTTGATATAGCGTTTCTAACCGATGAGCATGTTGATATCAGCGAGGCCGAAAGTATTAAGCCCGATAGTATAACTGTCGCCGCTTATAACAAGGCTTATGCTGAATACAATAAGTACCTTAAAGCGTTAAGCCCGATCTTTGTTTAG
- a CDS encoding ABC transporter ATP-binding protein, whose product MIEVHGLTKRYGPVEAVKDVSFSVGKDQVLGFLGPNGAGKTTIMKILTGYHFPSGGKALVDGISVEDDPVEVKKRIGYLPESVPLYGDLTPTEYLDFIAQARLIPKEERKQRLENTLDACGLQHVRSKRIEELSKGYKQRVGLAQAIIHDPPILILDEPTSGLDPNQIIEIRSLIKTLGKSKTVILSTHILQEVEAVCSQVLIINEGRIAAQGSPEEIAGTMKGGDTWELTLKGAEIGSLPEKFSLLDREAKPALESREDGTVDISFFLQSSAIPKEEAGPENPASSGGDEGERIFDWAVSQGFKILRMNRKRLSLEDIFVKLTNEVSNTAHNSKTDSTGVKS is encoded by the coding sequence ATGATTGAAGTGCATGGACTCACAAAACGGTACGGCCCGGTCGAAGCGGTAAAGGATGTTTCCTTTTCAGTAGGCAAAGACCAGGTCCTCGGATTTCTCGGCCCCAACGGGGCGGGGAAAACTACCATCATGAAGATCCTCACGGGTTACCATTTTCCGTCCGGGGGCAAAGCCCTGGTGGACGGGATTTCCGTGGAAGATGATCCGGTGGAGGTAAAAAAGCGTATAGGCTACCTCCCGGAAAGCGTGCCCCTCTACGGGGATTTGACCCCCACGGAGTACCTGGACTTTATCGCCCAGGCCCGGCTCATCCCCAAGGAAGAGCGGAAACAGCGGCTAGAAAACACCCTGGACGCCTGCGGGCTCCAGCATGTCCGGTCCAAACGCATCGAAGAGCTTTCCAAGGGTTATAAGCAGCGGGTGGGGCTTGCCCAGGCTATCATCCACGATCCGCCCATCCTGATCCTGGACGAGCCTACCTCAGGGCTGGACCCGAACCAGATTATCGAAATCCGCAGCCTCATAAAAACCCTGGGGAAAAGCAAAACAGTAATACTGTCAACCCACATACTCCAGGAAGTGGAAGCGGTTTGTTCCCAAGTGCTGATCATCAACGAAGGCAGGATCGCTGCGCAAGGGAGCCCCGAGGAAATCGCCGGCACCATGAAGGGCGGTGATACCTGGGAGCTGACCCTGAAGGGGGCGGAAATCGGGAGCCTCCCGGAGAAGTTCAGCCTCCTGGACCGGGAAGCGAAACCGGCCCTAGAAAGCCGGGAGGATGGCACGGTGGATATCTCCTTTTTCCTGCAATCCTCCGCTATTCCGAAAGAAGAAGCCGGCCCGGAAAACCCTGCTTCCTCAGGGGGCGATGAGGGGGAGCGTATCTTTGATTGGGCGGTGTCCCAGGGATTCAAGATCCTCAGGATGAACCGGAAACGGCTGAGCCTGGAGGATATATTTGTAAAACTTACCAATGAAGTTAGTAATACTGCGCATAACAGTAAGACTGATAGTACGGGGGTCAAATCATGA
- a CDS encoding DUF4340 domain-containing protein: protein MLYKKKVLLLTTLVGFLALVYALTLFFDPERVNSRNAAFLWLDPKFRDQADSIELSRPGDWANPQRLARRGNDWFALLGDEEFPAKSSRVDDLLRALSVRAAYPVRGSAPASHGPMGVAENSAARILVKGGAGLPLLDLLIGGRDASGMEVYLRKNGQNEVRSGQDTLSTYINGVGSSWYNLRIFPTIDQSLVQRLTLIPLPSDETGEQGPSLVITRNGGGWSIAGLEDGTVDTQKVESYIRGVLEAEGENFVPNLKAASASLNEGRITLELGNRSTLTLSVGSLPDAGEEKRRAAAASGSSYVYTLADWTVTRLFRDSAYFVKQE, encoded by the coding sequence ATGCTGTATAAAAAGAAAGTTTTACTGCTTACTACTTTGGTAGGCTTTTTAGCCCTGGTCTATGCGCTCACCCTGTTCTTTGATCCCGAGCGGGTGAATTCCCGGAACGCTGCGTTCCTTTGGCTGGATCCTAAATTCCGGGATCAGGCGGACAGTATAGAACTGTCCCGGCCCGGCGACTGGGCCAATCCCCAGCGCCTGGCCCGCCGGGGAAATGACTGGTTTGCCCTGCTTGGAGACGAAGAATTCCCCGCAAAAAGCTCCCGGGTGGATGATCTCCTCCGTGCCCTGAGCGTTCGCGCCGCCTACCCGGTGCGCGGTTCTGCCCCGGCGTCCCATGGCCCCATGGGGGTCGCCGAAAACAGCGCCGCCCGCATCCTGGTCAAAGGCGGGGCAGGGCTCCCCCTGCTGGATCTGCTCATAGGAGGCAGGGACGCTTCGGGGATGGAAGTCTATCTGCGGAAGAACGGCCAGAACGAGGTCCGATCCGGGCAGGACACCCTTTCCACTTACATCAACGGCGTGGGAAGTTCCTGGTACAATCTCAGGATTTTCCCCACCATCGATCAGTCCCTGGTGCAGCGCCTGACCCTTATCCCCCTGCCATCGGATGAAACCGGCGAACAGGGCCCATCCCTGGTGATTACCCGGAACGGCGGTGGCTGGAGCATAGCGGGGCTGGAAGACGGCACGGTGGATACCCAGAAAGTGGAGTCCTATATCAGGGGCGTCCTGGAGGCTGAGGGAGAGAATTTTGTGCCGAACCTGAAAGCTGCGTCGGCTTCCTTAAACGAGGGCCGCATTACCCTGGAACTGGGCAACCGCTCAACCCTGACCCTCAGCGTCGGGTCCCTTCCGGACGCCGGCGAGGAGAAACGCCGGGCCGCTGCGGCTTCCGGGTCAAGCTATGTGTATACTTTGGCGGACTGGACCGTGACCAGGCTCTTCCGGGATAGCGCTTACTTTGTGAAACAGGAATAG
- a CDS encoding ribonuclease Z, with protein MNLEAFILGSGGMMPLPNRHLTSVLLRREGELFLFDGGEGTQVSLKRLNLRWKKISVIFVSHTHADHVTGIPGLLMLSSQVDRDDPLYIIGPPRIAEYIETSRRVLDMYINYEIVVKEITEPGIVYQGDGFHVRAFNLRHTKPCLGYVLEEDRRPGIFHPEKADALGVPRGPLWSRLQSGETVTAADGREVRPEDVLGETRSGRKFSFVTDSLAFPEIADEVHGSDFFVCEGMFERALEESAREKKHMTAEQAAYLAKAAEVKKMALIHYSPRYTDYDLKQLLKEAQNIFPGTILTRDRMVYPIEYID; from the coding sequence ATGAACCTTGAAGCCTTTATCCTCGGTTCCGGCGGCATGATGCCCTTGCCGAACCGTCATCTTACATCTGTGCTGTTGCGCCGCGAGGGGGAGCTCTTCCTGTTTGACGGGGGGGAGGGGACCCAGGTTTCCCTGAAGAGGCTCAACCTCCGGTGGAAGAAGATATCCGTCATATTTGTCAGCCATACCCACGCGGACCATGTGACAGGTATTCCAGGGCTGCTCATGCTCTCCTCCCAGGTGGACCGGGACGACCCGCTCTACATTATCGGCCCCCCCCGGATTGCCGAATATATCGAGACCAGCCGCCGGGTGCTGGATATGTATATCAACTATGAAATCGTGGTAAAGGAAATTACCGAGCCGGGCATTGTCTATCAGGGCGATGGTTTCCATGTCCGGGCATTTAACCTGCGACATACCAAGCCCTGTCTGGGCTATGTGCTTGAGGAAGACCGGCGCCCCGGCATTTTTCACCCGGAAAAGGCGGATGCCCTGGGGGTGCCCCGGGGGCCCCTGTGGTCCCGGCTCCAGTCCGGGGAGACCGTGACTGCCGCGGACGGCAGGGAAGTGCGGCCTGAGGATGTGCTGGGGGAAACCCGGTCCGGGCGGAAATTTTCCTTTGTCACCGATTCCCTGGCCTTCCCGGAAATCGCCGATGAGGTGCACGGGTCGGACTTTTTTGTCTGCGAGGGGATGTTTGAGCGGGCCCTGGAAGAGAGCGCCCGGGAGAAAAAGCACATGACCGCCGAACAGGCCGCCTACCTAGCAAAGGCGGCGGAGGTTAAAAAGATGGCCCTGATCCATTACAGCCCCCGCTACACGGACTACGATCTGAAACAGCTTCTCAAGGAAGCCCAGAATATATTTCCCGGGACTATCCTGACCCGGGACAGGATGGTATATCCAATTGAATATATCGATTAA
- a CDS encoding GldG family protein produces the protein MTKKQLTLITILSVIAMVLVILISRRLWFRLDLTANKAYTISAVSRNLHTEIPDQVRITYYLSDKLASVHPVPGEIEDLLREYAAYSRGKIRLTVRDPVKAGLNREVEALGIISQQMEIVEQDQANIAVVYSGILIEYLDQVDVIPFAFNLGTLEYDLTSRIRTLVRGTEREAGFLVGDSGRQWSREYAIANQAFAQSGFRVRVFNAGEEIPDSLPVLFVLGGVEDLDDWALYRIDRYIQGGGKVLFALEGVFVDQNGGLESRVMIDKGLQAMVSFYGATVKSELAMDVSALSLSYQSVDPSGSRVYRIIRYPLWIGILNQNGNPDHPVTATFGGLDVYWASPLELTPPEGVDAVPLFYTTADAWSQTKNYSANPEMSYLFQQEAAETRGPKILGASLSGKFPSWFAGVPKPVREGSEEELPDMPSEAKESRIIVIGDSDLATTLIQYTRSDRNFDLLIKAADWLGNDDDIIGIRNRLPQSGRLDKITDQSARVKAMAFARYFNVVFIPLAVIALGIFRSIQRRRSLRAANVKGKETPDAV, from the coding sequence ATGACAAAAAAACAGCTTACCCTTATTACAATTCTTTCTGTTATTGCCATGGTGTTAGTAATACTAATCAGCCGGCGTTTATGGTTCCGCCTGGATTTAACGGCGAATAAGGCCTACACTATTTCTGCGGTTTCCCGGAATCTTCATACCGAGATACCCGATCAGGTCCGCATTACCTATTACCTTTCGGACAAACTGGCCTCGGTGCATCCGGTGCCTGGGGAAATAGAGGATCTCCTGCGGGAATACGCTGCCTATTCCCGGGGCAAGATACGGCTCACCGTGCGGGACCCCGTGAAGGCGGGGCTGAACCGGGAAGTGGAAGCCCTGGGGATCATCTCCCAGCAAATGGAAATCGTGGAGCAGGATCAGGCAAATATCGCCGTGGTCTATTCGGGGATACTCATCGAATACCTGGATCAGGTGGATGTGATCCCCTTTGCCTTTAACCTGGGCACCCTGGAATACGATTTAACTTCCCGGATACGGACCCTGGTGCGGGGCACCGAGCGAGAAGCGGGTTTCCTGGTGGGCGATTCTGGCCGCCAGTGGTCCCGGGAGTACGCCATCGCGAACCAGGCCTTTGCCCAGTCGGGGTTCAGGGTGCGGGTTTTCAATGCCGGGGAGGAGATCCCCGATTCCCTGCCAGTGCTCTTCGTGCTGGGCGGGGTGGAGGACCTGGACGACTGGGCCCTGTACCGCATTGATCGGTATATCCAGGGGGGGGGCAAGGTCCTCTTTGCCCTGGAAGGGGTCTTTGTGGATCAGAACGGGGGCCTTGAAAGCCGGGTGATGATCGACAAGGGGCTTCAGGCCATGGTGTCCTTCTACGGCGCCACGGTAAAATCCGAACTGGCCATGGATGTATCCGCCCTGAGCCTCTCCTACCAGTCCGTGGACCCCTCGGGTTCCCGGGTGTACCGGATCATCCGCTATCCCCTGTGGATAGGCATCCTGAACCAGAATGGTAATCCCGACCACCCGGTTACCGCCACCTTTGGTGGGCTGGATGTCTACTGGGCGAGCCCCCTGGAACTGACCCCCCCTGAGGGTGTGGATGCGGTTCCCCTGTTCTACACCACCGCCGATGCCTGGTCCCAGACGAAGAACTATAGCGCCAACCCGGAAATGTCCTACCTCTTCCAGCAGGAAGCCGCAGAAACCCGGGGCCCCAAGATACTGGGGGCTAGTCTTTCGGGAAAATTCCCCAGCTGGTTTGCCGGGGTACCAAAGCCGGTACGGGAAGGCTCCGAAGAGGAGCTGCCCGATATGCCTTCGGAGGCTAAGGAATCCCGGATCATCGTTATAGGCGATTCGGACTTGGCCACCACCCTGATCCAGTATACCCGGAGCGACCGGAATTTTGACCTGCTCATCAAGGCTGCGGACTGGCTGGGGAACGACGATGATATCATCGGCATACGGAACCGGCTCCCCCAGTCCGGGCGGCTGGACAAAATTACGGATCAGAGCGCGCGGGTTAAGGCCATGGCCTTTGCCCGGTATTTTAATGTTGTGTTCATCCCCCTGGCGGTAATTGCCCTGGGGATTTTCCGTTCGATACAGCGGCGCCGCTCCCTCAGGGCCGCTAACGTGAAAGGAAAGGAAACTCCCGATGCTGTATAA
- the xylA gene encoding xylose isomerase: protein MANYFIGNKEFFPGIGKIPYEGSGSKNPLAFKYYDAEKTIRGKKLRDWLRFAIAYWHSFCADGADPFGVGTHIFPWNSSADPMENAKNKADAAFEFFTKINAPYYCWHDRDIAPEGKDPEDSAKNLSIIVDELKKRQDATGVKLLWGTANVFSNPRFMNGAATNPEFAVVTHAANQVKNAIDGTIKLGGEGYTFWGGREGYMSLLNTDMKREKEHLAVLLTIARDYARKQGFKGCFYIEPKPMEPTKHQYDFDSETVIGFLKAHGLEKDFKLNIEANHAELAGHDFYHELSVCVDNDMLGSVDANRGEPRNGWDTDQFPNSVYETSLAMLAVLRMGGFKTGGLNFDAKIRRNSVDPADLFIAHIGGMDTFAYGFEKAVAVLDDGRIPDLLKARYASFDSGDGAKFEKGGFTLDSLAALAKNYDKSGWTSGKQEYLENVLGDILLSK, encoded by the coding sequence ATGGCAAATTATTTTATCGGTAACAAAGAATTTTTCCCCGGAATAGGAAAAATTCCCTATGAAGGAAGTGGGTCCAAAAACCCTCTGGCGTTCAAGTATTATGACGCTGAAAAAACGATACGGGGCAAAAAGCTGCGGGACTGGCTCAGATTTGCTATCGCCTATTGGCATAGTTTCTGTGCAGATGGTGCGGACCCATTTGGTGTGGGAACCCACATCTTTCCCTGGAATAGTTCTGCTGACCCCATGGAAAACGCAAAAAACAAAGCTGACGCGGCCTTTGAATTTTTTACCAAGATCAACGCTCCTTATTACTGCTGGCATGACCGGGATATTGCGCCGGAAGGAAAAGACCCGGAAGATTCTGCAAAAAATCTCAGCATCATTGTGGATGAACTTAAGAAACGGCAGGACGCCACTGGGGTAAAACTACTCTGGGGAACCGCTAATGTGTTTTCCAATCCCCGTTTTATGAACGGTGCGGCAACCAATCCTGAATTTGCCGTGGTTACCCATGCGGCCAATCAGGTGAAAAACGCCATCGATGGTACCATAAAACTGGGCGGAGAAGGGTACACCTTCTGGGGAGGCCGGGAAGGCTATATGTCCCTGCTCAACACGGACATGAAACGTGAGAAGGAGCACCTCGCAGTGCTTCTGACCATAGCCCGGGACTATGCCCGTAAACAGGGATTCAAGGGTTGTTTCTATATTGAGCCGAAACCTATGGAGCCCACCAAACACCAATACGATTTTGACTCCGAAACCGTCATTGGCTTCCTCAAAGCCCACGGCCTTGAAAAGGATTTCAAACTGAACATTGAGGCAAACCATGCAGAACTTGCAGGGCATGATTTCTACCATGAACTTTCTGTTTGTGTGGATAACGATATGCTCGGCTCGGTGGATGCAAACCGGGGTGAGCCCCGTAATGGCTGGGACACGGATCAGTTCCCCAACAGCGTTTATGAGACCAGTTTGGCCATGCTTGCTGTACTCCGCATGGGTGGATTCAAAACCGGTGGGCTTAACTTTGACGCCAAGATACGGCGCAATTCGGTTGATCCGGCAGATCTGTTTATTGCCCACATAGGCGGCATGGATACCTTTGCCTACGGCTTTGAAAAGGCTGTGGCGGTTCTTGACGACGGGCGCATCCCAGATTTGCTCAAGGCCCGCTATGCTTCCTTCGATTCCGGTGACGGTGCGAAGTTTGAAAAGGGTGGTTTTACCCTGGATAGCCTTGCTGCTCTGGCGAAGAACTACGATAAATCAGGCTGGACCAGCGGCAAACAGGAATACCTGGAGAATGTTCTGGGGGATATACTGCTTTCGAAATAG
- a CDS encoding ABC transporter permease, whose translation MKIISQRALALARKELYSHCNSPAFYGIAVFFLLFTSIWLFYIQRYFAMDMASLRVYFAAFPLAFILVIPVITMKSWAEERKLGSVELLLTMPFSEWELVLGKFISSLAVMAFIIVLTIPVPLSLLPLGRFDGGVIFGEYIGSLLLASAATALGLLLSSLSKNQAGAFLGGAVALMAVMLIQQITQSFDLPPWLAEGINFISLAFHFESFSKGLIDSRDLAFFITATVLFLFLNTRVILYRKWR comes from the coding sequence ATGAAGATTATATCCCAAAGGGCGCTGGCCCTGGCCCGGAAGGAACTCTACTCCCACTGCAATTCCCCGGCATTTTACGGGATAGCGGTATTTTTCCTGCTCTTTACCTCGATCTGGCTTTTTTATATCCAGCGCTACTTTGCCATGGATATGGCTTCCCTGCGGGTGTATTTCGCCGCCTTTCCCCTGGCCTTTATCCTGGTCATTCCGGTGATCACCATGAAAAGCTGGGCGGAGGAACGGAAGCTGGGGAGCGTGGAACTGCTCCTGACCATGCCCTTTTCGGAATGGGAACTGGTGCTGGGGAAATTTATTTCCTCCCTTGCGGTAATGGCCTTCATCATAGTCCTCACCATTCCTGTTCCCCTGAGCCTGCTTCCCCTGGGCCGCTTTGATGGGGGGGTGATTTTCGGGGAGTACATAGGGAGCCTGCTCCTGGCATCTGCAGCCACCGCATTGGGGCTGCTCCTCTCCTCCCTTTCCAAGAACCAGGCCGGGGCATTCCTGGGCGGGGCGGTGGCTCTCATGGCGGTCATGCTGATCCAGCAGATTACCCAGAGCTTTGACCTGCCCCCTTGGCTTGCGGAGGGGATTAACTTTATTTCCCTGGCCTTTCACTTTGAAAGCTTTTCCAAGGGCCTCATCGATTCCCGAGATCTGGCCTTCTTTATCACAGCCACGGTACTGTTCCTCTTTCTCAATACCCGGGTTATCCTGTACCGGAAGTGGAGGTAG
- the amrB gene encoding AmmeMemoRadiSam system protein B, translating into MTLRKQRLQAGWYPFSASGVADFLGGISLDGEHYPSAPAAVAPHAGWFYSGAIAARAVLSLDRDAETVAIIGGHLPAGMPPLIAQEDALETPLGELPVDREFALALGRALDCRGDRYTDNTVEVLLPMVHYFFPRAQALWLRLPAEAASLEAGREIARIAKKIGRRVAVLGSTDLTHYGENYEFSPRGKGEQALAWVRGVNDRRFIEAVLSGDPRAVLERAEEERSACSAGAVLGAIGFAGESGAPKGELLAYGTSADARGTLWLKPALQVARGTSLQVVDSEASRIEVPDSFVGYGAFYWRK; encoded by the coding sequence ATGACTTTGAGAAAACAACGCCTTCAGGCGGGCTGGTATCCCTTTTCCGCCTCTGGGGTGGCAGATTTTTTAGGGGGAATTTCCCTGGATGGGGAGCATTATCCCTCTGCTCCGGCGGCGGTGGCCCCCCACGCGGGTTGGTTCTATTCAGGGGCCATTGCGGCCAGGGCAGTTTTGTCCCTGGATAGGGATGCGGAAACTGTGGCCATCATCGGAGGCCACCTTCCCGCTGGTATGCCCCCCCTTATAGCCCAAGAGGACGCCCTGGAGACGCCCCTGGGGGAACTGCCTGTGGACCGGGAATTCGCCCTTGCCTTGGGCCGGGCCCTGGATTGCCGGGGGGACCGCTACACGGATAATACCGTGGAGGTCCTGCTTCCCATGGTTCACTATTTTTTCCCCCGGGCCCAGGCGCTTTGGCTCAGGCTCCCGGCTGAGGCGGCTTCCCTTGAGGCGGGTCGGGAGATTGCCCGGATAGCCAAAAAGATCGGGCGGCGGGTGGCGGTGCTAGGTTCCACGGACCTGACCCATTATGGGGAAAATTATGAATTCAGCCCCCGGGGCAAAGGGGAACAGGCCCTGGCTTGGGTCAGGGGTGTCAATGACCGGCGCTTTATTGAGGCGGTTTTATCCGGGGATCCCCGGGCCGTCCTGGAAAGGGCCGAAGAGGAGCGTTCCGCCTGTTCAGCCGGTGCGGTCCTGGGGGCCATAGGCTTTGCCGGGGAAAGCGGTGCCCCTAAGGGTGAATTGCTGGCCTACGGTACCAGCGCCGATGCGCGGGGGACTCTCTGGCTAAAGCCGGCGTTGCAAGTAGCGCGGGGAACTTCGTTGCAAGTAGTGGATAGCGAAGCTTCCCGCATCGAGGTCCCCGATTCTTTTGTAGGCTACGGGGCTTTTTACTGGAGAAAATAA
- a CDS encoding motility associated factor glycosyltransferase family protein, which yields MNKGFYFERNLLALSRFDPALCSRLSGAETTRGRYRFIESRSGESIPALVDNSGAAHPLHSLVDPRREGKRLISTLGNEGFLIIFGLGGGFHIEAALEKTTIEGITVIDFDIHGVAELLSSREYIGIFNDPRFRLLVDPSAEALEQYILDRYKPVICGGISLLPLRTRADFSQGLFNQAGEAIKSAIDMVSADYSVQAYFGKRWFSNIIRNIAQAEQNTVPLAPVHSVAICAAGPSLDAQIPLLAERKNRPFIIAADTALPALISAGLTPDAVVSIDCQHISYYHFMAGLPEQTLLFLDLASPPLVASRSPRPYFFSGGHPLTRYISRYWRPIPEVDTSGANVTYAALSLAEYLCARNIELYGADFSYPRGTSYARGTYIRSLFENKQNRCIPLEALHSAFLYRTPLFKQGDENNSWYYETKPMAMYRLRLEEKVRSMKARIVVVPGMGAPIRLETNTGDNRTADTLRLFSSGKAAMGALEFLAQYRAGINALPLLQGPVYSFLTGLSKEETIIFTTLLPAAAALKRSAPELDTPELFDAVKKYCVGELEKLLGIWGMR from the coding sequence ATGAATAAGGGTTTTTATTTTGAAAGGAACCTGCTGGCCCTGTCCAGGTTTGATCCCGCCCTCTGCTCACGCCTTTCAGGAGCGGAAACCACCAGGGGCCGCTACAGATTCATTGAATCCCGGTCAGGGGAATCCATTCCCGCCCTAGTGGATAACTCAGGGGCGGCCCATCCCCTGCACTCGCTGGTTGATCCCCGGAGAGAAGGAAAACGACTGATCTCCACCCTGGGCAATGAGGGCTTCCTCATCATTTTCGGTTTAGGAGGGGGCTTTCATATAGAAGCTGCTCTGGAAAAAACAACTATCGAAGGGATTACAGTGATAGATTTTGATATCCACGGCGTAGCAGAACTGTTAAGCTCCCGGGAGTATATTGGCATCTTTAACGACCCACGGTTCAGGCTTTTGGTGGACCCCTCAGCTGAAGCCCTGGAGCAGTACATCCTGGACCGTTACAAACCGGTTATCTGCGGCGGCATAAGCCTGCTGCCCCTGCGTACCAGAGCTGATTTCAGTCAAGGCCTGTTCAACCAAGCAGGGGAAGCGATCAAGTCCGCCATTGATATGGTATCAGCGGATTATTCGGTCCAGGCCTATTTCGGAAAACGTTGGTTTTCCAACATCATCAGGAATATTGCTCAGGCGGAACAGAATACAGTTCCCCTCGCCCCAGTGCACAGTGTTGCTATATGTGCCGCCGGCCCAAGCCTGGATGCCCAGATACCATTGTTGGCAGAAAGAAAAAATAGGCCCTTCATCATTGCTGCGGATACAGCCCTCCCTGCCCTGATCAGTGCGGGACTTACGCCGGATGCGGTGGTTTCCATTGACTGTCAGCATATCAGCTACTATCACTTTATGGCGGGGCTTCCCGAACAAACCCTGCTCTTTCTTGATCTGGCAAGCCCGCCCCTGGTAGCCTCCCGTTCACCGAGGCCCTATTTCTTTTCCGGAGGCCACCCCTTAACCAGGTATATCTCCCGTTACTGGCGACCCATCCCGGAGGTAGATACCTCGGGAGCCAATGTCACCTATGCCGCACTATCCCTGGCAGAATACCTATGCGCCCGGAATATTGAATTGTACGGCGCAGACTTTTCCTATCCCCGGGGAACAAGCTATGCCCGGGGAACCTATATCCGTTCCCTTTTTGAAAACAAACAGAATCGCTGCATTCCTCTGGAGGCACTCCATTCTGCTTTCCTTTACCGGACTCCCCTCTTTAAGCAGGGTGATGAAAATAATTCCTGGTATTATGAGACAAAACCCATGGCCATGTACCGCCTCAGGTTGGAAGAAAAAGTTCGCAGCATGAAGGCCCGTATTGTCGTCGTTCCCGGCATGGGCGCGCCAATCAGACTGGAAACAAACACTGGGGACAACAGAACTGCTGATACACTTCGGCTTTTTTCTTCAGGCAAGGCTGCCATGGGCGCACTGGAATTCCTCGCCCAATACCGGGCCGGCATAAACGCCCTTCCCCTTCTCCAAGGACCGGTATACAGTTTTCTCACCGGCCTTTCTAAGGAAGAGACTATTATATTCACTACTTTACTTCCAGCTGCGGCGGCATTAAAACGAAGTGCGCCTGAATTGGATACTCCAGAGCTTTTTGATGCGGTGAAGAAATACTGTGTTGGGGAATTAGAAAAACTTCTTGGGATATGGGGTATGAGGTAG